In Candidatus Poribacteria bacterium, the sequence TAACGACCAGTACAGGATGCATAACGTCTTCACCATGTTCGCCCCCGGGAGGAAGATCATCGTCCCCGTCCGTGATTTCGACCTGACCAGATCCGAGGAGGAGGCGCTGTGTAGAGCTTGGGGTATCCCCGTCACCGAAACGATAGCCGGCGGAGACGATAAAACCATGTGGTGTAGATCCATAGCGAGCGGCGCTATAGATCTCAACATGGAGATACCGGATGAGGTGTGGATGTGGTACGTGCCCCCCGAAAAGGCGCCGGATGAGCCAAGGGTGGTGGAGCTCGTCTACGAAAAGGGCATACCGGTGGCCATGGACGGAAAGCAAATGCCGCTTAAGGAACTGGTTCCGGCGCTAAACGAAATAGCCGGCGCTCACGGCGTGGGCAAGATAGACATATTCGAAGAGGGGATAATGAACCTCAAGTCCAGAGAGCTTTATGAGGCGCCGGCGGCAACCGTCATACTCAAAACCCATAGGGACCTGGAGCAGATGTGCCTGACCAAGGATGAGCTGTTGTTCAAGAAGGGCGTCGAACAGAGGTGGGCATACATGGTCTACCACGGCGAATGGTTCCATCCACTCAGGGAGGCGCTCGACGCCTTCATAGCGAAAACTCAGGAGATGGTAAAAGGAACGGTCAGGGTCAAACTCTTCAAAGGAAACGTCGACATCATATATCGGGATTCACCGACCTCCCTCTTCTCGCCGGAGATCCGATCCATAAAGGCCAGTGGATTCGATCAGCGCACCTGCGCCGACGCCGCTAAGATCAGAGGGCTCATCTTCGAGATCCTCGCCAAGAGGCGTCAGATGATCGAAGGATAGCACACCGCACCGTCATTTAAAATGACTACAAATGACCATAAATGACGACAGATGACGCCCGATGGAAAGGTGTTCCAAGGGATAAACCTCAGCGGGAAGACGGTTCGAGATTTCGAGATCTCCTCCAGGCTTGAATGGCTTGAGGCTAACGGTCTGGGCGGATATGCCTCCTCTACCGTCTCAGGGGCTAACACCAGGAGGTATCACGGCCTGCTCGTAGCTACCCTCCCCCATTCCTCCGAGAGGCGGGTTCTGCTTTCCAAGTTTGAGGAGAAACTGACTGTGCAGGGTGATCTCTATGAGCTCGGATGCAATCAGTATCCCGGCGTCATCTATCCGTCGGGACACCGCCTGTTGGAGTCCTTCCGGATCGACCCGTTCCCGACATATCGATACTCCGCCGGTGGGGTCTTACTTGAAAAGGAGATCTTCGCCGTCCGTGGAGCCAATCGGACGGTGATAACCTACAGGCTGATATCAGCCCCCTCGGAGGTGGAGATCGAGATAAGGCCGATGATCGCCGGGAGAAACTTCCATCACCTCCATAGGGAAAACCTCTCCTTCAACGCCTATGTCCATTCCGTCCCGGACGGCATAATGATGGTCCCCTACGACGAGGGCTCCAGAATCTATCTCGTGGCCAGGGGAGCGTGGTTCAGAAAGGCCGGATACTGGTAC encodes:
- the argG gene encoding argininosuccinate synthase, which produces MSDLLQTALKKVEETEVPEVNVAALAYSGGLDSSLCVELLRRKYKAKKIIPIMVDVGQGEEEIKTGLDKAKVLKVEPILINAKDEFTEEWMAKAIMANSDYMGYPVSTSMTRQLIARKVAEKAVELGADALVEGSTGKGNDQYRMHNVFTMFAPGRKIIVPVRDFDLTRSEEEALCRAWGIPVTETIAGGDDKTMWCRSIASGAIDLNMEIPDEVWMWYVPPEKAPDEPRVVELVYEKGIPVAMDGKQMPLKELVPALNEIAGAHGVGKIDIFEEGIMNLKSRELYEAPAATVILKTHRDLEQMCLTKDELLFKKGVEQRWAYMVYHGEWFHPLREALDAFIAKTQEMVKGTVRVKLFKGNVDIIYRDSPTSLFSPEIRSIKASGFDQRTCADAAKIRGLIFEILAKRRQMIEG